The Syngnathus acus chromosome 2, fSynAcu1.2, whole genome shotgun sequence genomic interval GAACGCCCATGTCCAGCACCAAACCAAAGCCTAATGTTGAAACTGCGTATACATATAAAAGGATATCAAAGATGAATCATTCCATCTTTATATTGAAACATCATCATGATGACATCAAACTTGCCACATAACCAGATGCTGAGCAGCACCAGGAAAGCTGGGTCGTCCCGGGCCCATTGGTCCTTGGTCTGTTTCCGGTAGTGGAAGTTGCGGTAGACTCTCTGCGGTGACGTGAACAAATAGAGCATCTGCCACGCGGCGAATTCAAAGTCCATCTGCCTGAAGTGGAGCAGTCTTCGCAGGTACTTGTAGCGCTTGGCACCCGCTGTGTGACGTGCGGCATCCCTCGAACCAAGGGAACCATTGCTGTGTTGGCTGATGGTTGGCAACATGGACCTAAATATGGCAGAAACACCTTCTTAGAGTATGGAGGGCttaggtgtgcgtgtgtggcctGAGTGTGTGGCCTGCGTGTGTGGCGTGCTTGCGTGTGtggcatgcgtgtgtgtggcgtgcgtgtgtgtggcgtGCGTGTGGCGTGAGTGTGCGCCGTGCCTGAGTGTTTGACATACATTGTTCCATATTGccaaaaaacatttagcaTGAAACAATATGCGGGTAGAATGCGTGTGGGTGGATCTAGTAATGTAAAACTTTAGTTAGACATACACAACTGCTTTCgtaaagcatttaaaaaaaacaacaaccacagTTAAGTGTTTTACATAAAGGTCAATATAACACATTCAttaatattataaaatatttttcttctttttgaataacatcaaaaagattttttaaaaagtgcgtTTCCACTTTAATGTACATTTACTGTAGCATGTCAGCACAATCTCTCACAATAGAGTCTCTTAAATTCAACAAATGTGTTCACTAAATCATTCACTGACTAAGCGAAAGAGGAGCTACGAATGAATGCTAATTTGCAACATCACCATGTACAATGTTTTCCAGAAATAAAATCATGCTAATATGTTGTTGCTAACAGACACGTTTAGCTTCTTGCTAACTATACCAACATTCAACAAGGTTCTAATGATGCCAACAGAAGCTGATTGGACTTAAGTAAAAAGATGTTCATATCCACTGCATGGATTTACCTTTTTGTTTATGTCCTTTCCTCaaaaaatgcaactttttGTTGGTCGTTCGTGTAGCTGTTTATACTTCAAGTGTCGCGAAACTGAACACGTAGCAGTTTCCGGTAATAATAGCGAGAGGCATTGTGGGTAATGTAGTTGATGGCTGAAGACTAAACATCAGGGTACGAGACCGATAAATTTAAGGACCAATATACACAAGTTAacttgaaatattaaaataatctgTCCGTATAATGGTTAGATATAATTATCCGATACCACTTTCAACATATTATGGTTGTGTAACGTTTTCTCGAGTcgtccactagatggcaaagTTACTTTTAATGtgaatttcacattttatctTGAACGGAAGTTGAAGGGCTAGCCACTTCCGCTAAATACGTCGTTACTTGTGGATTGCAAGAATATAATCACCGCTGTTCTGGTCCAGAAGGCCAAATAGCGACAGGTAATCTgatatatttgtaaatattggAATCTTGGTTGTACAGAAGTAGAAAATGACGTGATATCTTGCGCAGTCCCCGGAGAAGCCCTTTTAACACTCGTATGTCCTTGAATAGTGCGTTTAGCTAATGCCATTCTCCTTCCAGCAAGGAGTCATTTGGCTGCTTCGTGTCACCTATTAGCTTCCAAAGAATGGCAAGTTTTACATAATTCAAAATTAGCAACTACCTGAATCACATATTCTTTTATTCCCCAGATGTCTCTGAAACGTTGTTGTACGTCTTGTCAGTAACGCTAGTTTTTGTTGCGATTGTTGGCAGTAAACGTAGTGAATTAATAGAAACACAACTTTTCGTGAGATCATCCGAGATGAAATCATCCcaaattcatttaatttgtccAGAAATTATTACTTATTTACGCCACATTTATCCATGTTTATTGATCTATGCCAGCTCCTTAAGAGTGACAGGAAAACAACGATGCTCTTCCATTAGATGGCAGATGGTAAACTCAACGTGTGCCTTCACGTGtgctgtgacatttttggaatgtCTTGTCTCCATTAATGATAACGTGATttttctatctatctatctatctatctatctatctatctatctatctatctatctatctatctatctatctatctatctatctatctctctctctctctctctctctctctctctctctctctctctctctctctctctctctctctatatacatacatacatacatacatacatacatacatacatacatacatacacacacacacacacatattgttgtttttttattcatgaagGATCATGTTGCGCCTGCCAAATGTTGGCCGAGCTTTGGCCGGAGCCACCAAGGGCAGCTTGGCTCCATCCTATACCAGtaagttgtttctttttatgtgtAAGTTGGCCTGTGTAACATTCGCATGTAAATGGTATTGACGTAaacatgtatttgttttaGTGCCGGTTAACGTGCGTGCTGCTAGCAACATGGTGGAGGTGTTTGTTGACGGGAAGCCATTGGAGGTGGAGTCTGGTACTACTGTTCTACTGGTAAAATCAACTTATTTGCTTATTCacaataattgaataaaaatatgataATGCATCAATATTCACAATATTTGAATTGAAATCAAACTAAGTAAACTAAGTTAAACTTGGTAGATTTGGACAACTACAGTATGTGTGttcatattcttttttttgttgttgttactgTTCCTGATCAGGCCTGTGAAAAGGCAGGAATCCAGATCCCACGGTTCTGCTACCATGAGCGCCTCTCAGTGGCCGGAAATTGCCGCATGTGTCTAGTAGAGATTGAGAAAGCTCCAAAGGTATGATAGTCCACTTCATCTTTCAGAAATCAGGCTCTTGACAACAGTATGGCTGCTGTAAATTGGTTTCTGCTTGTAGCCGGTGGCAGCCTGTGCTATGCCCGTCATGAAGGGCTGGAATATCCTCACAAACTCAGAAAAGACTCGCAAAGCCAGGTGCAAACCTTGATGCTTGTCAAAAATCAGTCCAACTGTAGCTTCTGTCTTCAAGGTGTTGGTAAAATttcaaacacatttcttttgtgttaCCAGAGAGGGAGTGATGGAATTTCTCTTAGCCAACCACCCATTGGACTGCCCAATTTGTGATCAGGGAGGAGAGTGCGACTTGCAGGTAGTTATTGTTTAGAAaacaagaagagaagaaatcATATTTACTACTCAGCATTTTGGACCGCTGTGCTTTCAGGATCAGTCCATGCAGTTTGGCTCCGACCGCAGTCGTTTCACAGAGCAGAAACGAGCAGtggaagacaaaaacattggACCGCTCATCAAAACGATCATGACTCGTTGCATCCAGTGCACACGCTGCGTTCGGTAACAGAGATATATGAAATTATGTGATGATATCCAAGTATCAACTccaaacaaatgcattcattCTTGTTTTCTTGCAGATTTGCCAGTGAAATTGCTGGAGTTGAAGacttgggaacaaccggaagAGGAAACAACTTGCAAATCGGGACTTATGTGGAGAAGATGTTCATGTCTGAGTTGTCTGGAAACGTTATTGATATTTGCCCCGTTGGCGCTCTCACTTCCAAGCCGTATGCCTTCACCTCACGGCCATGGGAAACCAGGTAGATGAAATTACAGGTTAACTGATCCAAAAGTAGGcttgcatttgaaatgtttaccACATTGCAGGAAAACGGAGTCAATTGATGTGTTGGATGCCGTGGGCAGTAACATTGTAGTGAGCACAAGAGGGGGGGAAGTGATGAGGGTGCTGCCCAGGCTGCATGAAGACATTAATGAAGAATGGATCTCTGACAAGACCAGGTAAAATCCCTGCTGCATCAAGCTTATAGCATATTtgtatcacaaaaaaaagaaattgaaaaagaGCTTGTTGGGTGTTGCAGGTTTGCTTACGATGGTCTGAAGAGGCAGCGGTTGACGCAGCCGATGGTAAAGGATGAATCGGGTCAACTGACCCCAGTCAGTTGGGAGGATGCACTGACTCGTGTGGCTGGAGCTGTAAGTATGATTGCTTGCTGAGCATCCTTAGAAGAGAAATTTGAAAAGGACTGAGATGCCTTAGTATTAGGGCATGGGAACGACTTCACAGGTTGCGGTCAAAACGGCGGGCGGCTTGGAACGTTGCGATTAACAGACATGAAATCCAccctgtgtttgtgtgtttagcTGCAAGGTGTACAGGGCAGCGAAGTGGCAGCCATCGCAGGAGGCTTGGCAGATGCTGAAGCTCTCGTCTCCCTTAAAGATCTCCTCAACAGGTTGAACTCGGAAAGCCTCTGCACTGAGGAGGTCTTCCCCATGGCTGGAGCTGGGTatgtagaagaagaaaaaaggctACTAGCCTACCATGCGTCTCCATCTATTTCCCTCTGTTCTAACTGCCTCTTCAGCACCGATTTGCGGTCCAACTACTTGTTGAACACGCGCATTGCCGGCATTGAGGACTGTGACCTGCTTCTACTGGTTGGGACTAATCCACGTTACGAAGCTCCGTTGTTCAACGCCAGAATTCGCAAGAGGTAAAACAGCATTACCTGCATGTTCATTTAACCTGCACCGTTCAATTCAATTATTGGGTGTTCAATTCGATTGTATCCAAAATTCTGCCCTTTCAAAAATAAGCAGATTGAGCATTGGTATTAAAAATTTCACTCCACAACCAATTGAAagtactaccgtaattttcggactataagtcgcggttttttttcatagtttgggtgggggggcgacttatactcaggagcgacttatatacatatatatggttttttttcacttttttgggcattttatggctggtgcgacttatactccggtgcgacttatagtccgaaaattacggtactcacaAAAACTCAGGCTGAACTTAAAATGCACTAGAACCTTTAAAGGTGAACTTAATTTGCTCTTCTCTAAACATTTGAATCCCCACGACCAAATGTACActgtttcagtttttttttactctttccAACAAGAAACTGAGCATCAATATTACAGCAggtgttttgtcttttccaAGAATGTACACAGTAAAATTCACTGGCCTCGTTCGTCCAAGAAAAGCTTTATGGGTAGTGGTTGCTAGTTGCATATTCATCATATTACACATGAAGTTTTAGTGATTATTTCATGTTTAGCGTCTTTGTACTCTACAACTGTATTCATGACTATAACTGTAGTAACATCACTATCTAACCAAATCAATCAAAGCATTACAGTTGCACAAATTATAATTCACACTTCAAAGAATAAATCAACAATAGATTAATCTGACTTTTTACTTGGCACTGACATTTCGACAGTGCACAACAGTCCTAAAGCTTCTATGATGAATATAGTTCTCTTGAGCGCACAGTCAAGAAGAGTCACTTTGCAATGCATTTCAACAGTGCACAACAGTCTTAAAGCTTCTATGATGACTAAAGTTCTCTTGAGCAAACAGGCAAGAAGAGTCACTTTGCATTACTGCCCTCCGGTCCCGCTACCACTGGTGTGAATCCATTAAGGCTAGCGATAGGATTTACCAAAGCTAGCCACATCAAACTAACCTCAATACATGCTGTCAAGTCAACCGTCTCCgggtcgcttttttttttccccttgcgTCATCATAATATCTTGTTtctgttgagtttttttctgCACCGTTAGGGCCATTTTCGACAGCCGTGATAAGGACAGTTACCGAGATCTGAAGTTGGGTAGTGGCCTGACATGAACCATCCATCTCTTATTTGGAGCCTTGCAACGTCGAGGAACCTACTTTTGAATAATCAAGccctttttaaatgaaagttaACACGTCTCTGCCATGCCTTATTGTCTCTACCTGATTCAGCTGGCTTCATAATGAGCTGCGTGTTGCCCTGGTTGGTCACAATATTGACCTGAGTTACACCTATGACCATCTTGGAGAGGAGACATCTGTGCTGAAAGAACTGGCTGATGGAACACATGCATTCTGCCAGGTAACATCTGCCCTAACTTGACATTGGAGTTGCAAACATCACCAAGCTGTATACTTTCCTCACTGGCTATTTTCTCCGCGCGCAGGTCCTCGCAGCTGCAAAGCGTCCGGTCGTCATAGTTGGAAGTAGCGCTTTACAGCGAGAAGACGGTGCTGCTATTTTCAGTTCAATCTCCTCAATCGCTCAGAATGCCAGAAGCAGTAGCGGAGTGGAGGAAGGGTGGAAAGTGCTCAATGTCCTGCACAGGTATGAAAGGCAGCTATGGTGAATTGGTTGTCAAGTTTCAGTTTCTCTGGGTTTGAGCAGAGTGGCCAGTCAAGTAGCAGCTCTGGACTTGGGCTACAAGGCCGGTGTGGATGCCATCAGGACAAACCCACCCAAAGTCTTGTTCTTGATGGGAGCTGATAGTGGGTGTATCACACGAGCTGATCTTCCTAAGGACAGCCTCATCATCTACCAGGGTAAATGCACACTCACAGTACTTGTGTGTCCCTAAGTGATGCCAGAGTATACTTGAGTTCCTTTTTCAATTCCTGCAGGTCATCATGGTGATCTTGGCGCAACTATGGCGGATATAATCCTCCCCGGTGCTGCGTACACAGAGAAAAATGCCACATATGTCAATACGGAGGGGAGGAGCCAACACACCCGTGTAGCCGTGACAGCGCCGGGAATGGCCCGAGAAGACTGGAAGATTATCAGAGCTGTGGCGGAGGTGAGCAAAAGATTGCACCAGACGCCATACAACAAAACGTTGACAGCCACGAAGAGACACGCCTTTGTGCCTGCAGCTAGCAGGTGTGACGCTCCCCTACGACTCGTTGGACGAGGTCCGATCCAGACTTGCTGAGGTGTCTCCAAACCTGGTGCGATATGATGACGTGGAAGAGGCAAACTATTTTAAGCAAGCAAATGAACTTGTCAAggtaaaattacattttattgtgtttcaCAGTTTTcttagctttgtttttctgagCCACAGTAGTCAGTGCGACAATGACAGCCAGTTGCGTTTCACCAATTGCAATTTAACTTCATCCGTTTTTGTGGATGAtggtagattttttttgtattatattaATCAGTGTAATTTGGAAGTTTTCAACGCTTACAATCACATTGGCACTacgggtgtaaatcgcgggttttgtcacgatacgatatcatatcgatacaaagaaacacgatacgatatttgccgatatcttaaagcctgctgtgattcattcacgatacatcacgatatagtgctctacgatcgatatagaacaatatcctgatttaaaCCAATTCTTcctcaaaatcaacaaggtactgcaaactctttatttaggaaattacaaagtgcttccaaacgaatgacttgaagcccaaaggggagcgaatttcctcgtcttcttggacactagccatatcaccagcccagg includes:
- the ndufs1 gene encoding NADH-ubiquinone oxidoreductase 75 kDa subunit, mitochondrial, with amino-acid sequence MLRLPNVGRALAGATKGSLAPSYTMPVNVRAASNMVEVFVDGKPLEVESGTTVLLACEKAGIQIPRFCYHERLSVAGNCRMCLVEIEKAPKPVAACAMPVMKGWNILTNSEKTRKAREGVMEFLLANHPLDCPICDQGGECDLQDQSMQFGSDRSRFTEQKRAVEDKNIGPLIKTIMTRCIQCTRCVRFASEIAGVEDLGTTGRGNNLQIGTYVEKMFMSELSGNVIDICPVGALTSKPYAFTSRPWETRKTESIDVLDAVGSNIVVSTRGGEVMRVLPRLHEDINEEWISDKTRFAYDGLKRQRLTQPMVKDESGQLTPVSWEDALTRVAGALQGVQGSEVAAIAGGLADAEALVSLKDLLNRLNSESLCTEEVFPMAGAGTDLRSNYLLNTRIAGIEDCDLLLLVGTNPRYEAPLFNARIRKSWLHNELRVALVGHNIDLSYTYDHLGEETSVLKELADGTHAFCQVLAAAKRPVVIVGSSALQREDGAAIFSSISSIAQNARSSSGVEEGWKVLNVLHRVASQVAALDLGYKAGVDAIRTNPPKVLFLMGADSGCITRADLPKDSLIIYQGHHGDLGATMADIILPGAAYTEKNATYVNTEGRSQHTRVAVTAPGMAREDWKIIRAVAELAGVTLPYDSLDEVRSRLAEVSPNLVRYDDVEEANYFKQANELVKGIKQDLIAAPLIPPQLSVKDFYMTDAISRASQTMAKCVKASTEGATAVDEPSIC